The segment CGGCGCGATCATCTTCTCGGTCTGCGCGGGCTTCCAGATCCTGGGCCACGAGTTCGTCAACGACCTGGGCGAGCGCGAGGCGGGCCTGGGCCTGTTGGACGTGTGGACCGTCCGGGGCGAGGGCGCGCGCTGCGTCGGCGACGTGCTGGCGGACGTCAACCCGCAGCTCAACCTGCCGCAGCTGACCGGTTTCGAGAACCACCAGGGCGTCACGCACCTGGGCGAGGGCGTCAGCCCGTTCGCCACCGTGCAGGTCGGCCGGGGCAACGGCACCGGCGACGGCACCGAGGGCGCCTGGCGCGACACGGTGTTCGGCACCTACCTGCACGGCCCGGTGATGGCCCGCAACCCCGCCGTCGCCGACATGCTGATCAAGCTGGCGCTGGACGTGAACGCGCTCCCGCCGGCCGACACCACCTGGTACGACGCGCTGCGCGCGGAGCGGATCGCCGCGGCCCGCCCGGCGTAGCCGGAGCCCCGGGGGCCCGTGGCGGTCCCCGGATTCCTCGACACGCGTTCATCGGCGCGTCATCCGAGGTCACGACGGTGGACGGCTGACCGCCATGTGGTCAGCCGTCCCGTCGCGGGACAACTTCATAGGAGAATAGGAGAGCCCGGGCGCAACACCCTCCTCGGCGGTCGGGCCGCAGTTACGCGTGGTGCGTCGAGGACGCCGCCCCCGCGTCGGTTTCGGCCCGGCCGGACGCAGGAACCGTATGCTGTGCAGCAGGTCAGTTTCGGGCTTTATGTCCGATTCACACCCACCAGTCCGGCCGTCCGATCTGCTCGGGAGTTGGCAAAGCAATGCGTATTGGTGTCCTGACCAGCGGCGGTGACTGCCCCGGCCTGAACGCCGTCATCCGTTCCGTGGTCCACCGGGGGGTGGTCGACCACGGCGACGAGATCATCGGCTTCGAGGACGGTTGGCGCGGTCTCCTGGAGGGCGTGCACCGTCCGCTGACGCTCGACTCGGTGAGCGGCATCCTCGCCCAGGGCGGCACGATCCTGGGCTCCTCGCGGGTCCAGCCCAGCCACCTGCGCGACGGCGTGGAGCGCGCCAAGCAGCACTGCGCGGACCTCGGCATCGACGCGGTCATCCCGATCGGCGGCGAGGGCACCCTGAAGGCCGCGAAGCTGATGAGCGACGCGGGCCTGCCGGTGGTCGGCGTGCCGAAGACCATCGACAACGACATCGCCTGCACCGACGTCACCTTCGGCTTCGACACCGCCGTCTCGGTGGCCACCGAGGCGCTGGACCGGCTGAAGACCACCGCCGAGTCGCACCAGCGGGTGATGGTCGTCGAGGTGATGGGCCGGCACACCGGCTGGATCGCGCTCAACGCGGGCATGGCGGCCGGTGCGCACGCCATCATCGTGCCGGAGCGGCCGTTCCACATCGACAAGCTGACCGAGGTCGTGCGCGAGCGCTTCGACCGGCAGAAGAAGTTCGCGATCGTGGTCTGCGCCGAGGGCGCGAAGCCCGAGCCCGGCACCATGCCGTGGGAGGAGGGCACCAAGGACATGTACGGCCACGAGCGTTTCACCGGCATCGCCACCCAGCTCTCCCGCGAGCTGGAGCACCGCCTCGGCAAGGAGGCCCGCCCGGTCATCCTCGGCCACACCCAGCGCGGCGGCACCCCGACCGCGTACGACCGCGTCCTGGCCACCCGCTTCGGCTGGCACGCGGTGGAGGCCGCCCACAAGGGCGCCTTCGGGCACATCACGGCGCTGCAGGGCACCGAGATCAAGCTGGTCCCGCTCGGCGAGGCCGTGGCCGAGCTGAAGACCGTTCCGGCGGAGCGCTACAAGGAGGCCGAGACCGTCATCTGACGGGCGCGGTCGGCCGAGCGGTCGCAGTGGCCGCAGTGGCCGCACTGCTTGCAGCGGTCGCAGTGAATGATCCGATCATCACAAGATGATGGAACGATGTATCGCCCGTCGATCATCGGACCGTCATCCTGTGATGATCGG is part of the Kitasatospora setae KM-6054 genome and harbors:
- a CDS encoding type 1 glutamine amidotransferase, which produces MSESSLRVVWVYPDLLSTYGDRGNALVVERRAQQRGLGVQRIDVRSDQSVPTSGDIYLIGGGEDRPQRLAAERLRNDGGLVRAAENGAIIFSVCAGFQILGHEFVNDLGEREAGLGLLDVWTVRGEGARCVGDVLADVNPQLNLPQLTGFENHQGVTHLGEGVSPFATVQVGRGNGTGDGTEGAWRDTVFGTYLHGPVMARNPAVADMLIKLALDVNALPPADTTWYDALRAERIAAARPA
- a CDS encoding 6-phosphofructokinase — translated: MRIGVLTSGGDCPGLNAVIRSVVHRGVVDHGDEIIGFEDGWRGLLEGVHRPLTLDSVSGILAQGGTILGSSRVQPSHLRDGVERAKQHCADLGIDAVIPIGGEGTLKAAKLMSDAGLPVVGVPKTIDNDIACTDVTFGFDTAVSVATEALDRLKTTAESHQRVMVVEVMGRHTGWIALNAGMAAGAHAIIVPERPFHIDKLTEVVRERFDRQKKFAIVVCAEGAKPEPGTMPWEEGTKDMYGHERFTGIATQLSRELEHRLGKEARPVILGHTQRGGTPTAYDRVLATRFGWHAVEAAHKGAFGHITALQGTEIKLVPLGEAVAELKTVPAERYKEAETVI